TGACATGTTGGAATTCGAGTTCGATTTTGGCATTTAAAAGTGGTGCATTTCACATAAAACGCAAGTGAAAAGTACATTTCACAGTTCAGCTAAAGCGCCATTTTGAAGGGagtggctgaaaaaaaaaaaaaaatcaaaaaaggaCAACAAAAAACCCATCGGTTCTGTGCACTGCCCcattaaacaacacaaaactgCAATCAAATCAATGCAAACTGGCAGCTTGTTCAGTAACCGCAGCCCAGAAATCTCTCCAGTttcaaaaaaatacaaattaaacaaaacaattgtACATTCAAGCTTCATACAGCCGCATATCAGCAGACAACAGCAAGTAAACAACTGCAGATTTCTCTATTTTGGTCTCAAATCCCCTCCATAGTGCACAAAATAATAAGGATACAAAATtagaattatttcatttttaaatactgtagcagcttgtttcattttaaatagtGAGCCTCTCGGTGGACACGTATGGGGCTGTGAGGGAAGGAGGTGATTGTCCtacgtgtgtgtgtttcattggTGATGCATAGGgggccgtgtgtgtgtgtgtgtgtgtgtgatgatttTTGAGATGAAGAAATGCCTCTCTGGGCATCTGAACCCAGTTGGGTTCAGTTTATGTCCTCAACCAGAGAAGCTTTCAATCAAACGCCCTTCCGTCACAAACCGTGCTCatttttttttggacttcatCCATCGTCTTCCTCATGTCGATCAGTCTCAGAGCTGATCTGGACTCAAAATCGCCCTCCTCTTGCGTTTGGGGGGGGAAGGAGGCAGAGAGCAGCTCTTCCTCTAAATGACGGGCATCTGTTTGGACACCCACGCGTGGGGCCTTAGCGGCCCACTGGGCGAGCTGTGATTGGCTGTCTCAGCTGGACGCGGTGGCGATGGGTTTCTTGAGCTGCTGTGAGCGCAGCTCTCGCGTGCGGGACTCCAGCAGCTGGTCGTAGCAGGTGTTGCACACCAGCACCGGGTCGTACAGCTGCTGGTCTGGGATGGGCAGCTTCAGGTGGCAGCAGTCTTTACAAAACACGTTACCACAGTTCCTGTCGGAACATCACATATTCAATCAGTCACATGTTCTATCCAACAGCCGAGCAATTAAACTATTCACATACAATAAACCAACCTATCAATCACACGTGATATAAATAGTGTTGTTCTTGTTAACTGAAACGAttaaaaaatgctttgagatgaaatataaatattagatgaaaaacagatgagcaacatttctaatttttttacttttaagttgaagtactaaaatgactaacactgaaaataaatatttaacaaaaaactaataaaaatgacaaaagcaagtAACAAAATTACACAACCTAAACTaaagttgaaaatataaaaataaaagctagttcaaaatattaataataaaataatagtatataaaactaaaaataacactgGCTATAAATCGAATATTCTATAAATTAACCAACCAATTACAAATAAACCTATAAATTCAATATTCAAATACAATAAAGCAACAAACTAATCAATTACATGCACTATAAATATTGTTCTTGTtaactgttaaaataaaatataaatattacatgataaACTTGAACTTAAAACACTTAAAGTGAAAGttagaaatgctgccttggcaattaactaaaatgagttgaagttgaagtactaaaatgacaaatagaaactgaaattaaaataaattaaagctaaatattaaaaaaataataataaataaaaatgacaaaatcaagaaaattactaaaaacctaaacacattcaaattaacactgaaaatataaaaataaaagctaataattcaaaatattcatattttaacagtattatataaataatactaaaagtaaaattaacCAATAATCTCTGAATTCACTATTTAACTAAACAAATCAAATGCTATTAATACAATTGAATATATTCTATCAAAGTTTAAAATGGTGCTTGAACTGTATAACAAACAACAACGTACAAGCATCAAAAACAGGACGCTCTTATCTTATAAGCACTGATTAAATGagctattttaattatttgtgatAAGTCAATTGTAGTGAAATTCAGTacatttactaaatatttaacattactTAAAAGGGTATTTACAGTAATTAAATTTAGGTCAAGCTGACAAAAAGAAGCTTGACAATCAAGAGTCTCATATTCAGCTGATCCCTCCATTTCTACACTCTACACTGCTGACACGAGGCACAGGACGTCCCAGCAGTCCAGCGGCTGACGGATCTGCAGACGCCACCCACCTGCAGTGATGGCGACGCTTGGCAATCCAGAACTCAGAGTCGCAGTTGAAACAGTGAGAAGCCATGTGATCCGGGACCCATCTGGTGACCTGTGAGTCCGGAAACGAGGTGTTAGACTCTCTGATTGCTATTAGTTGTAGCATTAGTAGGAAAGAGTGTGGATCGCTCACCTCCGTGTCCTTCCTCTCCACGCGGTCCCAGCTGCCCTCGCTGAAGCGATCCTCGCTGTGATTGGACAGAGAGTCTTCCTCGTCACTGCCGTCAGACTCCCGCAGGCACGTCTGGAGGGACAACAGACAAAAGATACTCATTGCAGAACCATGGGATTAAGATGAATGTGAGCACATCGCATCTGAACGCATCCTAAAGCAGCAATCAACCACTGCACTGAAACAAACTTCAAAACTTAACATGCTCACCAAAATAATGTGTGTTTGAAACACAtcatacacatttatttaaataaatcctAGCCTTCTGAAATGTGATATTCACATTAGGGCAAACAGGCGAGCTACAAGTTTAAAATAATCAAGATATACATATCTGTATATAGTtatctgtatatatgtatatagttcTCACAACTATAAATACAATCACAAAACTTGCACAAACCTCAAAGTTCcacgtcaaaatcaaatattttagtcagaaaCATATTCTCTCTTGTCAGAATCAAACTTTGGCCTCAGAcgacacacaaatacacagaatATTTTCTTGCCCAGTGAACACTAGTGAGATCAAAACCTCTTATTGGGATTCAGGAATAGTTTTGCAGCTCAATGTCTATTACAGTATACAACACAAGTAGAGGGGTGCagatacagtaaaatacaaCGTGCTtaaagaaaagtttatttacGTTACACTACTGTAACGTGATCTTACAGCAGATGAAAAGCACTAGAAAAGCTCAAATACCAAAGAACTGAATATGAACTCAGTATGCAGCACAATACAGTATTACTGTCAATTCTAGTACagtaaaagataaataaataattcagcaTCATCTGCTCCTTCAGCCGAGTTTCATTACAGTATACAGTACTACAGCAGTTCTCTATGTACCTTCCCTAGGCGGTCATTTCTCAGTTctgaaaaaatacagtacaggtaaaaaaaaacaattggcTACAACAAATAAATTGGACAATCATGAGTTTGATGGTATAGATAGAACAGTAGATGATTCCTTCAGCTCTCTCTCCAGTGTTAGGATGTATTTTCTAAAGCACAATCACTTGTGCTcgtatttcaataaataaataaaaaatggcgccctctgcaggaaTTTGTTATAATATGTAATGTACACAAGTTGATTGATTATACtatgtatattacattatgtatttttacagtgttgttcaataaaattATGTGATTACATGATCCTAGCCTTCAAAATGAGTTGAGGAGGTTTTTCCATCCCCAAATTTAAGaacttttaaaggattagttcactttaaaattaaattaccccaagatttactcaccctcaagccatcctaggtgtatgagactttcttctttctgatgaacacaatcagagttatattaaaggattagttcacttagttcctgataatttacttacccccataTCATcgaagatgtttatgtctttctttcttcagtcgaaaagaaatgaaggtttttgaggaaaacattccaggatttttctccatatagtggacttcactggggttcaacaggttgaaggtccaaatgtcagtttcagtgcagcttcaaagagctctacacgatcccagatgaggaataagagtcttatctagagaaacgattggtcatttactaaaaaaaataaaataatatactttttaaccacaaatgctcatcttgcactgctctgtgatgctccacgcatcacgtaatcacgttggaaaggtcacgcgtgacgtaggcggaagtaccgatccagtgtctacaaagtgaatgtgcaaagactaagacAAACGCTCGTTACAAAAAAGGTgaaacaacaatgtcggacgattttgaagttggaggagaaaatgagatggagatgcagagcagtgcaagacgagcatttgtggttaaaaagtatatacatttttattttatttttagaaaatgacagatggtttctctagataagacccttattcctcatcccTTATTCCATTATaagagtcctttgaagctgcactgaaactgatatttggaccttcaacccgttgaaccccagtgaagtccactatatggagaaaagtcctggaatgttttcctcaaaccttaatttctttttgactgaagaaggAAAGACataatttgaatatggaaggaggtctggtggaagctagatattttacttcataacttgttaaatagggatatttttcttacataaaCTCATTGCTTCgcatcagaaggcctttattaaccccccggagccgtgtggagtacgtttatgaaggatggatgcactttcttcagctcatacttgtgagtcatgacccctgttcactgccagtttggatgcgtcaggatatttattactataactccgattgtgttcatcagaaagaaaaaagtcatatacacctaggatggcttgacgttgagtaaatcttggggtaatattcattttaaagtgaactaatcctttaaaatgatatttaagcTTTCTGTTATaccatttaagatatttaatacccttaaatttgatcaaactAAAGAGTTTCAAGGACACTCAGGGACCATAATACATTTACTTTCATAGAAATCAGTTTGCATGTCCATACACAGGTCTAATGGGAAACGTGCATATGTAGGAACTTACAATATCATCCTCATAGTCGACGTCCGGCTCGGAGGGCGGCGTGCAGAACTGTTTGCTCTCTAGTTTGAGCTGAAGCTGCCGAACCTGCCGCCTCAACACCTCCACCTCCTGTTTGTAATTGGCTTCGATCTGCCGCAGCCGCTGCTGCACCGCGTCCACCGCGACCGGCAAACCGTCGTCGTCCAGGTACGCGGGAGCCAGAGATCCACCTGAGGAGGGTGAAGAATGGGAGGGTAGAAGCTGCCGGAAGGACGGTCCCATTGCTAATGAAGAGGCGGCTGAGGAACAAAGAGCGGCGTAGCTTGAGTTCTTCACGGCGGAGAACCAACCCGACTGGATCGGACTTCCAGGAGTGCGCAAAGGGTCACGACGACAACACGGCCCACCGTTTGCGCTTCCGCCTTGGGCGCGAAGAAGCTTGTTTGCCAATCGACGGCCGTGATAGCTTCCGTGCTGAATGGCGCCACCGCAGGCCGACTGGACAAGGCCCTGGACGCTGTCCCATTGGGATCCAAGTAGGGAAAGATCAGTCAACTGGCTTTGGGAAATCAGACGCCGTGCTGCTTTGGCGTAGTCGGCAGGTGGTGGCCGTTCTCTCACGGAAACGAGTTCTCCATTCCGTATGGCCTCAGTCTTTTTTGCTTCAACTGGGATGTGTGATTCAATCCTAGCTGGAGCGCTGTCGCTTTGCTCCGTTATCGTCTCAACGGACGCCTCCATTGGAGAAAAGTGTTTGAGCTCGGAGTTCAGAGAGCTGCTAGTGTTTTCTACGTGTGCAAAGCCATTACAAAGAGAAGGCGGATTTGAGGTTGTGGAAGTAATTTCTGCAGTCCTGACTTCCACTTCCTGTGGTAAAGGTGGGAGGGGGCTGATTGGGATTTGAGGCGGGGCTTGATTTAAAACTGTAAGAGGCGGGGTCTGATCTAATGCTAAGGGGTGGGGCAAAGACGGCAGAGGCTGGGTTGTCAAACAAGGCTCCGCCCTTAAATCATCCTCATGTTGCTCACAGGACATTGAAGAAACTATTTCCTCACACGTCTCCGACTCCTGCTCATCGCTGACCAATCCAGTGATCGGCATGTCCTGGATCGACAACGGCTGATTGGACTCCAGCGCTGGCCGTCCCTCCTGGCAGTGCTTGTTGAGGTTGGGGTCACTTGAGGTGCGAGTGAGCGTCACGCCGTTCTCACAAGCAGACACCAAGTTGTCCATCGACCGTGTTTTGGGAAGCCTGAGTGAATGGAAAAACACACAATGTCAGTGTGCTTCAGTTCTCCACAAGAGGGCAGAATCTGAACACACAAATCAAAGCATCTCAGTACAGTGACTCATCATCATCAAGGTTTATATTTACTAAAATTGCGTTATTTTTTGTCTTGAAAAGCAAacgtaatgtttttttaaaaaaaatctttgtgtttaataaatatactgAAAAATATTCTGCTAAAACAGTGAAAATGTCACTAAGGCAAGTAAAGAAAActaaaagttttataaaaataaaacattatttaatgttttataaaaaaaaaaaatatttaatgctttataaaaaacactttgccttttgtttaataaaaatataaaaaacaaatattttgtttaaaacactCAAAATGTTGCCAACGCAATTAAAGccaacataatattttataaaaattatttaatgctTCACAGAAAttcttagtttttttgtttcataaacATACAGacacttaaaattattttgcttaaaaacaaacactgaaaatgtcaCTAGGGCAAGTAAAGCAAActtattactttataaaaaattaaataaatgtataaaaaaatataacattaatagttttataaatattatatgctttataacatattatatgtacattaataatatataataatataataataaagctTTATATGAAtacttgtttaataaaaatactgacacttaaaaatattttgctgaaaacattgaaaatgtcACTAGGAAGTAAAGcaaactaaatgttttataaaaatattcagtgctttataaaaaaatactttgctttttgtttaataaaaatagtgTCTCgcataaatattttgtttaaaacatacatttcaaatgtacacttaataaacttaatattttataaaaatgatttaatgctTCATAAAaattctttgttgttttttttgtttaatacgTAAACATTCAGacacttaaaaatattttgcttaaaaaacactgaaaatgtcaTCAGGCCAAGTAAAGCAAACTTAATGCTttctaaaaattatttaatgccttttaaaaataattagctttttgtttaataaaaacactgacacttGAACTAATGAACTACAGACTGGATCAGCAGGAAGTCCTGCAATCTGTAATTTACTGGCAGcaagtgtgctgaaatctgATAGTAGAGAAAGAGGCGCATCACGATATTACTTTCGGGAAAGTTGGTTGGAACTTGGCCAAATAAAGATTCAGCGAAGCAATATGCGGCCAAATGTAATTGTGAAGCATTTCAAGCACTGGAACCTGCTACTGAGCGAAATTAATCTGCGCGGTCACCTGTCGAGAGAGCGCGAGGTGAACTCCTCTCCTTGTGCCGAAGGGCTCAGGTAGATCTCCATGGCGTCTTCGGCCGCTGTGCACGGTGATGACGTCGGCAGATAAACGGCCGTCCACAACTGCAGAGCCCGCGTGTGACATACCGGCTGCAAAACCTGCAAATGAGGCAATCACAAACATTACGACACACAAACcaatttattgaacactgaactgacttgatCTGAATAacaacactattgtctttttagagctgctttatttgatgaagtttgattctgttattttcctgtttattactgtgaagctgctttgaaacaatctgtactgtTTGAAGCACTacagaaataaagctgacttgactttatgtgtgtgtttgtatccTGTGCTGACCATATCATGGCAGGGGATGTAGAGGAAGTTCTGGAAGTTCTTGTTGCCGGTGCGGAGGAGTGACCAGACGGAGCAGGTGCGTTTATAGACGTTACGAGCCTCTCGCTCTTTCGCGTTGTTGCACAGGAAGGTGCCGTACAGACAGGAGTATGTGTGCTGAACCAGTTTCACCTAGAATAAATTAGTTAATTAGCATAAAATTAGAAAACAACAACGTCTGAATGTGACCTACAGATAATATAAACTGATTATTTATCGTCCCTGCATAATCAGGAAAAAGGGATACATCACAAAGTCAAGATTTGCTCAACGGTTTTAAAATCCACATTTTCTGCTCcaaaattattataaacatccaataataataataattcaaaaatcAATCATAATATAACAGACATTACAAAAGTACCATGTTTACTTGTTATtcacaaaatctttaacaacaTTTGTGAATgagtgtttttatatttctccatcaaGTTCACCGTCTTTTGGTCTGATtttcaaaaagctttttttttttgcttcaattccaagtttgtagtgttgtgatGCTCCTCGTAGAtgattggtttggttcatggcttataaccctttaacaaagactattttaaaatccctatggggaaaaaaataacttCCGAAACCAGCTCCGATTAAAAAAGGGGGCGGGCCCTAATGCACTTTATGCCCCGCCCTacagtaaataaaagtaaaggCTACGTACCAGAAAGGCCTCGTTGAACTCAAACAGGCAGGGGAACTGCTTCAAGAGCTGATGAACACAGTCCAGCCACTGCAGGAACACCGGACACTGTTCACTCACATCGTCACTGTTCTCCTGATGACCGCAGCGGTCCGCAAACTTGTGACCGTAATCCAACCACTCGGTCTCTACCAGCACCTGAAAACCCTGCGGACACAATCGGAAAGtattgtaaatgtattattcagtaatattaatttaactgcactgacattatcagatgagaacaaaaGGTTGTTGAAAACCCCTGGACAGGAGCAGGACTCCTTCACATTTACCTCTATGGTTCTGTAGAAGGGATCCAGAAGGATCTTTGCAAGGGCCACAATCTGAGGGGTCCGATCCCAGCCGTCTGAGCAGTGAACCAGCACCGGACGTCCATCCCGCTCCACCGCAGAGCAAACCAGAGTGGCGGCTTTCAGCATGACGGACAGATGCTGGAGCCAACGGGTGCTTTCCAGAGCGGAGAGCCAGCTGGAGAGAGCCAACGGGAGATTCGGGTTACAAAAGTCAAAATGCAACTTGATAGAGACAATGTACGTGCAGAGAGAGCTAAAAATAACTTCAGATGTCCTTGAAATGTTCTCAGCTCAGGTTATTCTTTAAAGTTAATACTTCAGATTGACTGAAAAACTTGATTGCTAAATGGAAAATTGGGTGACACTATACTTGAAGCCtttataaataatgcaatataaacttatttttaatgcattaattatgccatgtaatgcaccttataatgcattaataatCATAACCTCAGTTATAATACACACGACAAGCAAAGTcaaatataatgcattttaacttggattacaattatttatggatatttatataaaagatataatgcattacaatgtacattatgaatacctttataatgcattatacaaaAAGGCCTTGTTAATGAAAATTGCTGCATTCGATGCTTTAAAACTGCACTGAAGTTCATTTTGAACACTTCAGAAAGCTAGAAACAAAATCAAACCGAAccaaatgttaaatattataaagcatatgcatatataggcctatatatgtacagtatatgctttatagtatttaaatataaatagaatataaattatttaaatagaaatatacactctaccgttcaaaagtttggggtcagtatttttttttttttttaataatgtttttcagcaaggatggatGAAATTGataaagtgtcagtaaagacatttataatgttacaaaagatttatgtttcctgtgaaaaaaaatgtttccacaaaaatatgaagcagcacaactgttttcaacattgataataatcagaaatgtttcttgagcagtaaatcagcatattagaatgatttctgaaggatcatgtgacactgaagactggagtaatgatgctgaaaattcagctttgatcacaggaataaattacattttactacatattcacatagaaaacagctgttttaaattgtaataatatttcacatttttactgtatttttgatcaaataaatgcagccacggtgagcagaagaggctctttcaaaatcatttgcAAAATCAAAATcgtcttaccaaccccaaacgtttgaacaggAGTGTATATTAATTTCAGCATGGCGATGCAGCACTTACTTGCCGGGATCTGGGATCTGACTGCAAACCGCTCGAAGCGACTGAAAGCTGTTTCTGATGGAGTGGATGTTGGCCATGCCCATAAACATCACCTCACAGTTGGGATAGTACTCTAAAAGCACAAATAAACCAGAGAGGAAACAGACTTCagtcaacaaacaaacaaaaatttatgcaatatcccaaaaaaGGCGGATGGAAACAGCTAATGTCGTGCAACAATGTCAAGAGATTTACTACAGAGAGTCTGTCATGAGTTGACCAGCACTAACCTTCACACTCGCAGCCTCCTCCTTTGGCACGGTTTGCCACGGCGGCGGTGTACGAACGGGCATCGAGAATCAGTAACTTCTGGGCCGCGGCGCTGGCGTCAGGAGCGGGACATCCCGTCAGAGATGAGTCTGAGGACAAGACAGAGTGGATCGATTAGAAAGGAATACTGACATACTGCCTACTACATACTACACTGCATGAACGGCATACCATGAACAGGTCTGGGGGCAAAAATGgcatcaaaatgaacaaaaatgtccCCCAAATTGAAGATAAGGGGGCAAAATAATATCAGTACTGCTTTACAAAAAGGTCCTATTAGTTAACgatagttaatgcattattaacattaacaacaagcaatacatttgttacaatattcATTAAACTGCTAATGTTAGttgataaaaatacattgttagtttatgttaagtaatgttaacaaatgaaaccttactgtaaagtgttaccaaaatatcaATATTACAACATCAAAGGCAATAATCGACAATAAtgattttttgtcataataCTGCAGTCCTAGCCTTTTAACGAGTTcctgttttttcattttataatgtatatacTTAGGTTTGTAGGCTATTTACTTCATGCAACTGCTGTGTAAATACACCTATGCCACTTTTGAACAGTCTATAATTGTAAAAGCATTTGACATAAGCCAACAGATACATTTATTAAGGTCCtggtaattattaaaatttccCTTGTGCAAATGCAAATATTGCCCCTTAATGTGAAAAGTTAATTTCTGCAGCACAACAGAGTCGCCCCATAAGACTCATTTTAATGCAACGCAAATGCAGTTATAATTCTTCAGTCTGTCCCGCTGGAAAAATAAATGACGGCTGCATGCGGAGAAACTTCTGGCATCACGACAGCACTGATACTTTCTGCACAAGACAGCCAATTCACTTAGGACCATTAAGATGAGAGAGACTTTACAGAGGCCAGCCAAAACTGGACCAGAAGAGTCCAGAGATGAGTCTTGACTCAGCAAAAACACTGACACGCCTGCATTCGGTGGAACACATCTAATTAAAAAGAGTGATTGCATAAAGTAATGTAACTCAGGATAAATGATTATTGGAACAGAACCGCCCTGAACAGAATAAATgaatcaattacattttatgtagAAGATAAGTGGGGCTTGTTTATCCAAATCTCTCCACCGTTCACcgtacaataaataaatacagataaCATGGCTGGTTTTCAAAGAGTAATGCGGCACATGCACGCTACGTAAAGTCTGTGCAATGCATTTATACACTCTGTCCTAGAGCAACAATATTCATAGTACACGATGCCAGGTttagtaaaacaaaaacagattaGTAAACAAGCTAGAGCAGAGGTGAATGAGTTTTTGTTTGGAGTTCGTTTTTATAAACAGGAGTCATGTAAGTGCCTTGGTTAATAGCTGCAAAGTTAagacgctcaaagttcagtgcaaagggagatattttcttttacagaaattgatttttaaggactacaacaagcagctggtagggactacaacgagcttcttcatgagttagtgacatcactaaccctaaaatttacataaaccccgccctcaagaacacacaacaaggccatgttgggctgctttagagaagaggaagagttgctgtagtagagtgttgttgacatgccgtcattttacgccggactgcttcacaaacgagggtcaattcaacgctggatttgcacaaaagattaacatgacggcacatgctagtggatgagttgaatcaactccacagcaactacataaatttatccactaaccattcagaaacgtccagtttcattctaaaagttgtaacttcttcctgagtctctccatcagtgtcgactccggtttgaacaatgtaaggctgaggcaatcctcattttggctgcgtgagattcaccagctttgttgttgttgagcaaccgaagcgcgagctgttaaagctccgtcctcttctggaaagggggccgggagcagcagcttatttgcatttaaagggacacacactacaactgcgtgtttttgctcacacccaataggggcaaatttgacaagctataataaatgatctgtggggtattttgagctgaaacttcacagacacattctggggacaccagagacttatattacatcttgtgaaaaggggcattatggGCCCCCTTTAACGCATT
This Ctenopharyngodon idella isolate HZGC_01 chromosome 5, HZGC01, whole genome shotgun sequence DNA region includes the following protein-coding sequences:
- the mtmr4 gene encoding myotubularin-related protein 4 isoform X6, with protein sequence MSRTNRISCSMLNCFGEEGPPSLEYIQARDLFPQKELVKEDDALQVPFPVLQGEWVEFLGRADDAIIAISNYRLHIKFKDSIINMYPGVDSEISVPLRLIEGVESRDMFQLHIICKDSKVVRCHFSTFKQCEEWLKRLNRAIAHPARLEELFALAYHAWCLGGNTDDEDQHLHLCRPGDHVRHRMEVEVKRMGFDMQNAWRVSDINSNYKLCSSYPQKLLVPVWITDKELESVASFRSWKRIPVVVYRHQRNGAVIARCSQPEISWWGWRNTEDEYLVTSIAKACQLDAGPRACRTRGDGPDSSDSDFDSSLTGCPAPDASAAAQKLLILDARSYTAAVANRAKGGGCECEEYYPNCEVMFMGMANIHSIRNSFQSLRAVCSQIPDPGNWLSALESTRWLQHLSVMLKAATLVCSAVERDGRPVLVHCSDGWDRTPQIVALAKILLDPFYRTIEGFQVLVETEWLDYGHKFADRCGHQENSDDVSEQCPVFLQWLDCVHQLLKQFPCLFEFNEAFLVKLVQHTYSCLYGTFLCNNAKEREARNVYKRTCSVWSLLRTGNKNFQNFLYIPCHDMVLQPVCHTRALQLWTAVYLPTSSPCTAAEDAMEIYLSPSAQGEEFTSRSLDRLPKTRSMDNLVSACENGVTLTRTSSDPNLNKHCQEGRPALESNQPLSIQDMPITGLVSDEQESETCEEIVSSMSCEQHEDDLRAEPCLTTQPLPSLPHPLALDQTPPLTVLNQAPPQIPISPLPPLPQEVEVRTAEITSTTSNPPSLCNGFAHVENTSSSLNSELKHFSPMEASVETITEQSDSAPARIESHIPVEAKKTEAIRNGELVSVRERPPPADYAKAARRLISQSQLTDLSLLGSQWDSVQGLVQSACGGAIQHGSYHGRRLANKLLRAQGGSANGGPCCRRDPLRTPGSPIQSGWFSAVKNSSYAALCSSAASSLAMGPSFRQLLPSHSSPSSGGSLAPAYLDDDGLPVAVDAVQQRLRQIEANYKQEVEVLRRQVRQLQLKLESKQFCTPPSEPDVDYEDDITCLRESDGSDEEDSLSNHSEDRFSEGSWDRVERKDTEVTRWVPDHMASHCFNCDSEFWIAKRRHHCRNCGNVFCKDCCHLKLPIPDQQLYDPVLVCNTCYDQLLESRTRELRSQQLKKPIATASS
- the mtmr4 gene encoding myotubularin-related protein 4 isoform X1, encoding MSRTNRISCSMLNCFGEEGPPSLEYIQARDLFPQKELVKEDDALQVPFPVLQGEWVEFLGRADDAIIAISNYRLHIKFKDSIINMYPGVDSEISVPLRLIEGVESRDMFQLHIICKDSKVVRCHFSTFKQCEEWLKRLNRAIAHPARLEELFALAYHAWCLGGNTDDEDQHLHLCRPGDHVRHRMEVEVKRMGFDMQNAWRVSDINSNYKLCSSYPQKLLVPVWITDKELESVASFRSWKRIPVVVYRHQRNGAVIARCSQPEISWWGWRNTEDEYLVTSIAKACQLDAGPRACRTRGDGPDSSDSDFDSSLTGCPAPDASAAAQKLLILDARSYTAAVANRAKGGGCECEEYYPNCEVMFMGMANIHSIRNSFQSLRAVCSQIPDPGNWLSALESTRWLQHLSVMLKAATLVCSAVERDGRPVLVHCSDGWDRTPQIVALAKILLDPFYRTIEGFQVLVETEWLDYGHKFADRCGHQENSDDVSEQCPVFLQWLDCVHQLLKQFPCLFEFNEAFLVKLVQHTYSCLYGTFLCNNAKEREARNVYKRTCSVWSLLRTGNKNFQNFLYIPCHDMVLQPVCHTRALQLWTAVYLPTSSPCTAAEDAMEIYLSPSAQGEEFTSRSLDRLPKTRSMDNLVSACENGVTLTRTSSDPNLNKHCQEGRPALESNQPLSIQDMPITGLVSDEQESETCEEIVSSMSCEQHEDDLRAEPCLTTQPLPSLPHPLALDQTPPLTVLNQAPPQIPISPLPPLPQEVEVRTAEITSTTSNPPSLCNGFAHVENTSSSLNSELKHFSPMEASVETITEQSDSAPARIESHIPVEAKKTEAIRNGELVSVRERPPPADYAKAARRLISQSQLTDLSLLGSQWDSVQGLVQSACGGAIQHGSYHGRRLANKLLRAQGGSANGGPCCRRDPLRTPGSPIQSGWFSAVKNSSYAALCSSAASSLAMGPSFRQLLPSHSSPSSGGSLAPAYLDDDGLPVAVDAVQQRLRQIEANYKQEVEVLRRQVRQLQLKLESKQFCTPPSEPDVDYEDDITCLRESDGSDEEDSLSNHSEDRFSEGSWDRVERKDTEVSDPHSFLLMLQLIAIRESNTSFPDSQVTRWVPDHMASHCFNCDSEFWIAKRRHHCRNCGNVFCKDCCHLKLPIPDQQLYDPVLVCNTCYDQLLESRTRELRSQQLKKPIATASS